In the genome of Phragmites australis chromosome 9, lpPhrAust1.1, whole genome shotgun sequence, the window TTACACGTGCTAGAAGAGATGCAGTTACCACAGAAGTGGAGTGCCGACCATGCCAGACGAAGTCATTTTGCTTGGCCGAGTCTGGGATGCGAGTTTTTCTTTCATTGATCGAGAAGGCACTATATTGAACTATAAATATACTTTCAACTAATTTTAGTAGATACTGTATAAGTATACGTTTGTGATGATGTAAGTATATATGTATGTCTACGTGTTAACATGTTGTAATTGGGTTttaaaaaactaattgctaGTTTAGTTTTTCTTAGCTTTGGAGGCTAAATAAACTGGAGTAGTACTTTGATCGACCCAACCACCCATATTAGGTAGCCGTTTGCATCCGCAATCGAGTCCATTCGGTTCCTCGCGAGCTGCTCTGCTCTGATCGTGCCCGCGTGGTGCCGCGTTGGTACGACTAAACTACTATAGGAACAGAGTGGTCAGTCCAAACCCATACGGGATGTGGTCGTcaaggagagaaaagaaagcGAGAGGCATGAGCGGTGCGGCTTGGCAACTGCCTGCTGGACTGCTGCTTCTGAGCGGCTGCCGACTGACACGGCGACACGCTGACTCACCGCCACGCCGCGCGGTCACCGGCGCCGTCCGTTGGGCGGTGCAGTGCTCCCTCCTCGAATCTAATCAGCTCTGCAGCTGTTTGTTATTGTTTCTTCTGCTTGCCATAACGAAGGCCTCGGCGGTGTGTGCTGCGTAAAACACTCAGCATCACAGATGGACATGGACGATAACTGAATCAGAAATCTATCGACTACCTACAGGCTACAgttctttctcctctttttgTTCCTACTATTCTTCCCCACAAATCCTCAATCCTTATTCTAGGCTGTTCTGCAGCTGCGTTGATCATCTCAGATCTAATTTAGTTAGGTAGATGATTAATAATACGGTGCTCTAGATCTAGTTTACATATGTAGTTTGCCTGCTATGTTATGGTTTTAAGCACAGCTTTTTCTAAATAAACCAAATTGTGGCTCGATCACAGGAAGCAATGTGATTTGTTAGCTCGTCAGACTCTTTTTCTTATTGATATAATAGACAATTCTCGTGTTGTTGGTTCATTTCAAACCGTGACTATAGACGAAAAGTTCGAAGCTTAGGAGccagctcggctcggctcgttgTATTTTGTAACAAGTCGAGCCAATATTTTAGCTCGTTTTGTAATGAGCCAGCTCACGAGCCAGACCCAATTAGCCGGCCCACCCGAGGCTTGAGGCCTAAGCACTACTCCACATGACGATGCCCTGGCTCAACGCATCGGCAACGCACCGCCTAGAGCCGTCACCTCCAACCCTTGGCAATGCACCGCCTGGAGCTAGGGCTTGACGAAAAGCTCAAAGTTCGCGAGCTAGCTCAACTCGTGTCTGGCTCGACTCAActcatttcaaaatctaacgAGCTGAGCCAGAGTTTTAGTTCATTTAGATAACAAGTCAGCTCGAGAGTAGCTCGCAAGCTAAACGAGCCAAGAGGTAGCCCATACAACATTGTGCAGCCCAGTAGCTCATTCGCATAACCAAAGTCCAAATATATACCCCCACTCCTAGGAACCCTAACACAACATCCTATTTCTATTCTCCCGTAGCCGCCGCAACCGATGCTCGAGGGATGAGGGCTCGACCGCTCGAGGCATGGGTGCGAGGGCTGCGAGGCCCAGGCACTGAGCTGCCAACTATTGGCAACTCGATGAGCGGTGAATCTGCAACACCATCCTCCGTCCACAACGTCTGTGCCATCAACCACCCAGTTCCCCATCCACCTCGGCTTCTTGGCATCATCACGGACCTCTGTTCACGTCATCGATAGTCCTCCATCAGACAAATGAGCTGGCTCACGAGCCAAACGAGCCAAATTGAGCTGACATTTTTACTCCTTATGTTAACGAGCTGTCGAGCTAGCTCGTTATCTAAACGAGTCAAGTTGGCTCATTATCCAGCCCTACCTGGAGCCCTCGAGTTGGCATGTCGTGCCGCTTAGAGCCCTCGGTGTCACACCGCCCAGCTATTGACACCCGACGTGGTCGTGCGGGGTTTGATTGTGCTGTCTGTCACATTGTCAGGttccatgatatgattgtgttGTTTGTCACATTATTGTGGTCAATTACACATTTGTTTCTTGATCATTGTGCTGAATTTATGTTTATCTAATTGGTGTTGGTGCAGTTGCCACTCCAAGATAGATTAGAGAGCTGATGAAGGTGAATAGGCTCACAAATGGTGTTGGTGTAGTACACGACATCACAACACAACACATCGCAGTTCGCCTCGTCCCAAGGGCCCCTACAACTCACTATATCAAGCAAAGCCATATCAGTGACCATCAGGGACAACAACAACTATGTCTAACTCACAAGCTGAACCGAGCTAAACTAAACTATCTTTTAGCTCGATTATAAAACTAGCCGAACCGAACCAGCTCATTAGCATAACTAGCTGGACGGAACAAAGTCAAGCCGGCTCATTATCCACCCCAGTCACAGCAATGTGATGATGCAAGTCAGGGACCCTTCTTGCAACCCGTACGGAAATCCTTCGGTTTGACAGGAAATCTAATACCAGCAGTCCATGTTTTGTGTAGATTCGAAACAAACACGTCGGCAAAGGCTAAATCACAAGGAACTAACAAAAGCATTGGAGATCACAAGGTCACAGAAATGTTTAGATCCAGTTAAACTGAGCACACAACTGAAGGGGAAATTTTTACTAGTTCTTGTCTATGTATGAGTTATATCATTcgtattaaaaattatttaaaaaatagataaaaattgtaaaatagatgagaaaatcaataaaaatagaTAGACGAACGAGCAACTATATCTAGAGACATCCACACAACTGACAAATGATCATGGAACATGCGCCGGGAAGTCGCAACTGCTATATCAACTGTCGAAGCAAGCAGAGCAATGGGGGAACATGCGACGAAGATGGAAGAAGGATCGCACGCTGAAATAACAGATCCCTTCCCTCTcccctcgccgcctcctccacaACAACGTGAGATCAGCTACTAACAACTATGTACACACGGGGGGCATATTGGAGGGAGCTAGCTCTTCGATGGTGGTGGCCGGCGGCCTCGCTATGCGGAGCGGGCGAGGCGGGATGCGATGGCGGAGTGGTACATGGCGTCGTGGAAGGACTCCGTCCCCGCCATCCGCGCCCGCAGCTCCCGCGCCTTCTCCTCCGTCAGGCTGCCCACGAACGCCCTAttccgccccgccgccgccgccttatTCTCGATCTCCTCCGCCTGTGCCAGTACCGGCGCCGGGGCCCCGAGGTAGTCGCACCGGCCCGACCACCCCAGCAGCGGCGCCCACCACTTCCCTCCTTCCGCCCCGGCGCGGACCACCCCAGCAGCCGCGGTGGCGCGCAGCTGGACAGCCGGGCGGGCGGGGAAGGTGATGGCGGCGGGCGCGCACGGTGCCATCGCCATTCTGGTCGGTCGGCCGATTCTCTCCGAGGCTTGCTTGCTTCGCGGCTTCGGTGGCTGATGCGATGCGAGCCGCGGGCGATGGAGTCAAGAGCTCGGGGGTCGCGGGGAATTTATAGCACCAACCCGCTACGCGTTACGCGCTGTACGGTGACAGGTACCTGTCCGTAACCGCTCCTCTTGTTACTATCGACAGGTCACTGCTGCGTGGGCCCAGGCCTTTAATGAGCACACGGAAACAGCACGCTGGGTGTGGATGGCTATCTTAATTTAGGTGTTCTAGAAGGGGTTTGGGTCTTGGGGAGTCAGAAGTAAGGACGCATTTCCTAAAGACAAAAATTATCAGAAAGTACCTAGCTAATACTTGCATCTAGTTGTCACTTTTCACTCGAGGCGGGAGGGTAAGACACTGTTCTAGAACTTCTCGAGGCATCGAAGAGATGCGTAAAAGTTAGTGGTCTTTTTTAGGTGATGGAGTGGTAGAAAATTTAACTCGAATTTGACCTAGAATACATGTAGGTGGAGAATAAATTCAGAATTATAGGTCTGGTAGTAGGGTTTTAGATTCTTCGTGAAAACGTTTGTGTGAcgtatcataattatttttagaAATCATTTTTTACTAGTTGTTTGGGTTCAGTTTTTTGAAATAGAGAATATGGGTGCAATTGACCATGTCGCACGTCCTACGCTGCCGCGTGGCCGGTGAGGACATGTGCGATGTCTGGTGGGTTCGTTCAGTCGACTCGGTTCTTCGTCAGCTGCTCTTGGTGTTACGTATTTAAAACGAGCCCTatcgaggagagagaaagacaAGAGCGTGAGAGTGAGCGAACACGGGATCCGGTGCTCGTGCGACGTGGCTGGTTCTGCGCAGTTGTCGCCTCAGCTCTTTGCAACGTGCTGACTCACCGCGACACGACGTGCTCACACCGCAAACAGACACTGGCGCTGTCTGTTGCATTGCACGCCGGTGCCGCCGTGCCGGCGATGTTATACGCCGGATAAGGCGTACTTACGCCCATGGCCGCACACCCTCACATTGGTTCTGTTCCTTGTTTCTTCTGGACACAGTTGAAGGCTAAAAGGGACGCACTAtcgccctcgccctcctccttcCCCTTACCAGTTTCTTCCCGTTCCCGGCCGGTGCCACGTCTCCAAGTTCCTCGTCGGCATCGTCCTCCTTCCCCTTCCTTGTCTCTTCCGTTATCGACCGATGCCATGCCTCCAAGATCCCCGTTCCCTTCCCTAGATCTGTGAGGTTCCTCCTTCTCAT includes:
- the LOC133929688 gene encoding uncharacterized protein LOC133929688, producing the protein MAMAPCAPAAITFPARPAVQLRATAAAGVVRAGAEGGKWWAPLLGWSGRCDYLGAPAPVLAQAEEIENKAAAAGRNRAFVGSLTEEKARELRARMAGTESFHDAMYHSAIASRLARSA